One Punica granatum isolate Tunisia-2019 chromosome 3, ASM765513v2, whole genome shotgun sequence genomic window carries:
- the LOC116201305 gene encoding alpha carbonic anhydrase 7, whose amino-acid sequence MGRMIGSSRLLFCIFLFTLPLFSLRTASEEVEDESEFNYVEGSKIGPSRWGEIRPEWRTCKNGSMQSPIDLMSKSVEIISHLGDLRMSYRPSNATLKNRGHDIMLRWEGGAGSMHINGTEYVLQQCHWHSPSEHSIDGKRFDVELHLVHETPNGEAAVVGIMYKYGPRDTFLSSIMDHLGAIAETGEAEKAIGVVHPKGIKILGRKYYRYIGSLTTPPCTENVKWIIFQKVMTVARKHVELLRDSVNDDAELNARPLQPVNGRNIQLYTREERTRRRTIEDPHYQFSADHVKIEEC is encoded by the exons ATGGGAAGAATGATCGGTAGTTCCCGACTGTTGTTTTGCATCTTCCTCTTCACCCTACCGCTTTTCTCTCTACGAACCGCATCCGAGGAAGTTG AGGATGAGAGCGAGTTTAACTATGTTGAGGGAAGCAAAATCGGCCCGAGCCGATGGGGAGAGATCCGACCAGAATGGAGGACGTGCAAGAATGGGTCAATGCAGTCACCAATCGATCTGATGAGCAAAAGTGTCGAGATTATTAGCCATCTTGGGGACCTGAGGATGAGCTACCGGCCCTCCAATGCCACCCTCAAGAACCGGGGCCACGATATAATG TTAAGGTGGGAAGGTGGAGCCGGATCTATGCATATAAATGGAACCGAGTACGTGCTCCAGCAGTGCCATTGGCATTCTCCATCCGAGCATTCAATCGATGGCAAGAG GTTTGATGTAGAGCTGCACTTAGTCCATGAGACCCCAAATGGAGAGGCTGCTGTGGTGGGAATCATGTACAAGTACGGGCCGCGTGACACCTTCTTGTCGTCC ATTATGGATCACTTGGGTGCTATTGCTGAGACCGGTGAAGCCGAGAAGGCGATTGGTGTGGTCCATCCGAAGGGCATAAAAATCTTGGGCAGGAAGTACTACAGATACATAGGTTCGCTTACCACTCCTCCCTGCACTGAAAACGTCAAATGGATCATTTTTCAAAAG GTGATGACTGTCGCAAGAAAACATGTGGAACTCCTCCGAGACTCTGTTAATGAT GATGCAGAGCTCAATGCACGACCACTGCAGCCCGTAAATGGGCGCAACATTCAACTCTACACTCGTGAAGAAAGGACTCGGAGGAGGACGATTGAGGATCCGCATTACCAGTTCAGCGCTGATCATGTGAAAATTGAAGAGTGTTAA
- the LOC116198558 gene encoding putative pentatricopeptide repeat-containing protein At5g09950 yields the protein MSIRSIGLLLHHCARAKSCRHGASLHAAAIKVGVQSDIIISNHVLNMYAKCGRISHARQLFDEMPDRNLVSWSALMSGCSQSGHHVRALELFSQMPVVPNEYIYASVISSCAALRYLPYGQQVHAHSVKSGYAYVVFVANSLISMYMKLGLSGDAVLVHACTSEPSLVSYNALVSGFVENNLPERAFQTFKAVLRQGLMPDRFTFVVLSGVCPQSDNLTSGMVLHCLAVKLSLDSIPFVGNLVMTMYSKFNLIAPVDRAFSSIEDRDVISWNTLIAAHSQCDDHQNGLGVFREMLSGSNVRPDDFTFASVIAACAGLASIRHGRQIHAHLIRGNFSWDIGVCNALVNMYAKCGCLEYACNLFNTMQSRNLVSWNTVIAGYGNHGLGQRALETFEQMLLLGLNPDPVTFAGLLIACNHAGLVDKGVSYFNSMKEVYGISPGIEHFSCLIDMLGRAGRLQEAKYYISKSDFGNDPIILGSLLSACRLHGDVSVGEHLAGKLLELKPPTTSPYVLLSNLYASDEAWDSVVEARKLLKNSGLKKEPGHSLIEVKGTYEKFTMGDLSHSKIEEMKNLLGILNWAVGELSSGRVPRHSYWGLGRV from the coding sequence ATGAGCATACGTAGCATAGGTTTACTTTTACACCACTGTGCCAGAGCTAAGTCGTGTCGCCATGGAGCTTCCCTCCACGCTGCCGCCATTAAAGTGGGCGTGCAGTCCGACATCATCATCTCCAACCATGTTCTTAACATGTATGCTAAATGCGGCAGAATCTCACACGCGCGCCAACTGTTCGACGAAATGCCAGACCGGAATCTCGTATCGTGGTCGGCACTTATGTCCGGCTGCAGCCAGTCTGGGCATCATGTAAGAGCGCTGGAGCTGTTTTCCCAGATGCCCGTTGTGCCCAATGAGTATATCTATGCTAGCGTAATTAGTTCTTGTGCTGCCCTTAGATATTTGCCTTATGGGCAGCAAGTTCATGCTCATTCGGTGAAGTCTGGTTATGCTTATGTCGTCTTTGTTGCCAACTCTCTCATCTCGATGTACATGAAGTTGGGTCTGTCGGGTGATGCGGTCCTAGTTCATGCTTGTACCTCAGAACCAAGTCTCGTGTCTTATAATGCTTTGGTGTCTGGTTttgtagaaaataatttgCCTGAGAGAGCTTTTCAGACCTTTAAGGCAGTACTCCGGCAGGGGCTCATGCCCGATAGATTCACGTTTGTTGTGTTGTCAGGAGTTTGTCCCCAATCAGATAATTTAACTAGCGGAATGGTGTTGCACTGCCTGGCAGTCAAGCTTAGCCTCGACTCCATTCCCTTTGTTGGGAATTTGGTGATGACTATGTATTCGAAGTTCAACTTGATAGCTCCAGTGGACAGAGCTTTCAGCTCAATAGAGGACAGAGACGTCATTTCCTGGAACACACTGATCGCTGCACATTCTCAGTGCGATGATCATCAAAACGGCTTGGGAGTTTTCAGGGAGATGCTCAGTGGAAGTAATGTCCGCCCAGATGACTTTACTTTTGCTAGTGTCATTGCTGCCTGTGCTGGGCTTGCCTCTATACGTCATGGTAGACAGATTCATGCCCATCTGATTCGCGGTAACTTCTCATGGGATATTGGGGTCTGCAACGCCCTTGTCAACATGTATGCCAAATGTGGTTGCCTCGAGTATGCTTGCAATTTATTCAACACGATGCAGTCTCGGAATCTTGTATCATGGAATACAGTCATTGCCGGATATGGAAATCACGGACTTGGACAAAGAGCCTTGGAGACTTTTGAACAGATGCTACTATTGGGATTAAACCCTGATCCTGTCACCTTTGCTGGGCTCCTGATAGCTTGCAATCATGCGGGGCTAGTGGATAAGGGTGTAAGTTATTTTAATAGTATGAAGGAGGTTTATGGGATTTCTCCGGGCATAGAACATTTCTCTTGCCTCATTGACATGTTGGGTCGAGCTGGGAGGTTGCAGGAAGCAAAATACTACATTAGCAAGTCTGACTTTGGAAACGATCCCATCATTTTGGGAAGTTTGCTTTCTGCTTGTCGACTTCATGGGGACGTTTCTGTCGGAGAACATCTGGCAGGAAAGCTTCTGGAACTAAAGCCTCCCACTACATCGCCTTATGTACTATTGTCCAACTTGTATGCTTCAGACGAGGCATGGGATAGTGTTGTCGAGGCGAGAAAGTTGTTAAAGAACAGCGGATTGAAGAAGGAACCTGGGCATAGCCTTATAGAGGTGAAAGGAACATACGAAAAATTTACCATGGGAGACCTGTCTCATTCCAAGATTGAGGAGATGAAGAATCTGCTCGGAATCTTGAATTGGGCTGTGGGTGAACTTTCTTCAGGTCGCGTGCCTCGCCATTCTTACTGGGGATTAGGGAGggtttga
- the LOC116200522 gene encoding lysM domain receptor-like kinase 4, with product MTYLLLLLWAVLVTSIEQQSYDPSGCSSSTVNPWSRYTCNNGSQIPCQAFLVYRANYRFRTILNISGLFGAETDRVLKLNNLRSDSETLELDMEVIVPIHCSCSGEFYHATVMYVVHEPVPFSEIACGVFEGLVKSSVIVEENVSQKNSSHVGSELRVPVKCACPGNDSLISSGINYFLTYPFKSGDEMDKLAMKFGVPLTDVWRANHLNYQSTVFPNTTALVPLKEEPVIATSSFDPSPPVPGFVPTAAVEKSTDRANITKLYIAGSVAGILLIIFGVISCGLYVKALNQLKARKYQSSSYGINSGVSYLSPQTSTPNSCLSPDLLVGIKYSPYKYSIQDLKRATCDFSEDSKIGCCRWLYRGCIDNTEVMIRQLTLEEARWVIDAYARINHINILNLLGICYGERGKTSDSQSFLVFESPGNGCLRDCLTRPQTSLHWDMRKHIAFDIATGLHYLHHCITPPYANVTISSDNVFITADWRAKLGIIGGNDTDCSLSWTSKRSEKAGIYAFGLVLLELILGKAMNDDYTINGKKLRDSLEFLGGGASSNDVYEGGCFEQLRGFIDPSLKDGCPITEALCFVVLAKACVEDDPPHRPSMNDIIKVLARMV from the coding sequence ATGACTTATCTATTGCTTCTCTTGTGGGCAGTGCTTGTTACGAGCATCGAGCAGCAGTCTTACGACCCTTCCGGTTGCTCCTCGAGCACGGTCAATCCTTGGTCGAGGTACACCTGCAACAATGGCTCCCAGATTCCTTGCCAAGCATTCTTGGTGTACCGAGCAAACTACCGCTTCCGGACGATCTTGAACATTTCAGGTTTGTTCGGGGCAGAAACTGATCGAGTACTTAAATTGAACAATCTAAGATCTGATTCAGAGACTCTTGAATTGGACATGGAGGTAATCGTCCCAATCCACTGCTCGTGCTCGGGTGAGTTCTATCACGCAACTGTGATGTATGTTGTCCATGAGCCCGTGCCATTCTCGGAGATTGCATGCGGAGTTTTTGAAGGTCTAGTGAAATCATCGGTGATAGTCGAGGAGAACGTGTCCCAGAAAAACTCCTCACATGTCGGATCTGAGCTTCGTGTGCCAGTAAAATGTGCTTGTCCTGGAAATGATTCTTTGATCAGCAGCGGAATAAACTACTTCCTCACATACCCTTTTAAATCAGGGGATGAGATGGATAAATTGGCAATGAAATTCGGGGTGCCGCTTACCGATGTTTGGAGAGCAAACCATTTAAATTATCAATCGACTGTTTTCCCTAACACGACTGCTTTAGTCCCTCTGAAGGAAGAACCTGTCATAGCTACTAGCTCATTCGATCCTTCACCTCCAGTTCCAGGTTTTGTTCCAACAGCTGCCGTGGAGAAGTCCACAGACAGAGCAAACATAACGAAATTGTATATTGCAGGATCAGTGGCTGGAATTCTGCTCATAATTTTTGGGGTGATATCATGCGGATTGTACGTCAAGGCGTTGAATCAGCTGAAAGCCAGGAAATATCAGTCTTCTAGTTACGGAATAAACTCGGGGGTCTCATACTTATCTCCCCAAACCAGCACTCCTAATTCATGCCTATCACCCGATCTTCTTGTCGGGATCAAATATTCCCCATACAAATACAGCATACAGGACCTGAAAAGAGCGACCTGCGACTTCAGCGAAGACTCCAAGATTGGCTGCTGTAGATGGCTCTACAGGGGCTGCATCGACAACACTGAGGTGATGATCCGGCAACTGACATTGGAGGAGGCCCGCTGGGTCATCGATGCATACGCAAGAATCAACCACATCAATATCTTGAACCTACTTGGGATTTGCTATGGCGAAAGGGGCAAAACCAGTGACTCCCAGTCATTCCTTGTTTTCGAGTCTCCTGGAAATGGTTGCTTGAGAGACTGCCTGACTCGTCCCCAGACTTCTCTCCACTGGGACATGCGGAAGCATATTGCCTTCGATATTGCGACGGGGCTTCATTATCTACATCACTGCATAACCCCTCCATATGCTAATGTTACCATAAGCAGTGACAATGTTTTTATCACTGCAGATTGGAGGGCGAAACTTGGGATTATTGGAGGCAATGATACTGATTGTTCGCTAAGTTGGACCAGTAAACGAAGCGAAAAGGCCGGGATTTATGCATTTGGGCTTGTACTGCTCGAGCTGATTTTAGGGAAGGCCATGAACGACGATTATACAATCAATGGGAAGAAACTTAGGGATTCACTTGAGTTTCTAGGAGGTGGAGCGAGCAGTAACGATGTCTACGAGGGAGGCTGTTTTGAGCAACTGAGGGGGTTTATCGACCCGAGCCTGAAGGACGGTTGCCCAATTACGGAGGCCCTGTGCTTCGTGGTCTTGGCCAAGGCTTGCGTGGAGGATGACCCTCCCCACAGGCCTTCCATGAATGATATCATTAAAGTCCTTGCAAGAATGGTCTAA